DNA sequence from the Armigeres subalbatus isolate Guangzhou_Male chromosome 1, GZ_Asu_2, whole genome shotgun sequence genome:
ATCACTTAGCGTTAGTAGATGGATGAAGCGTACCCGGAGTAAGCTGGCTGCGACAGGATCGTCTTGGTGGCCAGAGGAGCGGAATAAGCTGCCAATGCTGGTTGGGAAATGATGGTTTTGGTCAAAGCTGGGGCAGCGTAGGCAGCATAGGCAGGCTGGGCAGCGATGATTGGGGCGGCAAGCGTCTTGATGGCAAGTGGTTCACGACGGACAGCAGCATTGAATCCATTGATCGGATCAGCAGTGTAGTCGACGGTACGCTTGAGTCCATCAGCATCGACCAACGAGTACGATCCCTGGACGACGTCTCCGCTGCGGGATTCCTGCTGGGACTTCTGGTCACCGGTCAGAGAATCGGAAACTCCATACGAGAATGCGTACTGTGGATTGGGGTCGTATTCATCGGCAACGATGGTCTTCTGCAGAACTGGAGCGGCAGCAAGCACCTTGGTAACTGGGGCAGCATAGGCCAAAGGTGCAGAATAAGCAACCGGGGCAAGCACTCCGGCACGGGCAACGGCCACCAGGGCGAGGAAAGTAACAAACTGTAAAACCAATATTCGTTTAAAAGAATTCATTAAACTATTCTCCTCGAGTTAACTCACCTTGAATGCCATTTTCTTGGGATGGTTCCTTTTGGTGTTGTCTTTGCGATAGAACTGATCACACTATGATCTACCAAGAACATTTCGCCTGTTTTATACTAAAAAGAATTTGTCCTAACCACTAAGCGGCACCACCAACTACCATCGGGACGATATCGTACGAAGAAAAACCCACCCCATCAAAACTCTCGCAAACTTGATTTCATAAGCTTTCCGCCTTTATCCTTCTGGTGCAGCAGACATTGCCATTTGCGCTTGGAATTTGGCTGATGCAAAAACGGTCGGATCTGTTGAAAACTGAACCAACTCCCTCCCCACGAGCGCGCGAGCGCGCCCGCCACTAAAGGCACACACTGAATCGCTGGCGTTGGCGGTGACTGACCAACATTGACTTTGCTCCGTATGTAGCTAATGATGTAACAATTGGAATCAGGTTGCAACGACGTTCGTGTACGGGTGGAATGAAAGTCAAGATCATCCGCGTAATAATGTTtataaaaattgcaataattgGTCACTGAATGGTTGTGTTTTTCAATAACAAAGCTGTTGACATTTTACCGTACGATATTTAAGTCATTTCCTTATTTGAGTAAGTTTGCTTCCTGCGCGTAAGTGTGGTAAGGACTTTTTCCAACCTGCTAtcattttttaataataaaataataataaaataaataactcTTATCAAATAACTGAACGGATTTtccaaaatggttcaaaaccttttttgttcttttcttcTCCGTAAGGCAATTttgccgaacaagtcattttgCCATACGGTTGttagcagaaagggccatttggccaaacctGTGCGCCGATCCAATTTTTTAACGCTCGCATCGGCGCCattcaaaattatcattttgtcgGTGGGTGACAATACCtttttttgaatattatttgcatGTCTTGTGCATTAATGGCAATAAGCATAATTTAGGTTTTACGCTGTTGAACATTTCTTCAGGAATACAGCAATTTCTTTActatctcatccagtgatttctccaggaattcttcttgaaATTCGTCATGAATTTCTCTAACAGTTCGTCGGGAGGGAGGAATAGATTTGATAGtttcgttaggatacggcagacaTGAAGAATGGTCGTGAgatttataccatcacaaatattgccttaCACTCACTTTCAAATCCACTTCTATAAAACAACACCACGAGAGGAGCATTCATCTAACGCACCAACGGACACTCTAAAGGATCCCACAGGTTTTCATCAACGTCGTATTAGGATCCTGCAATCCCTACCCTGTAAGGTATCAGAACGAAAAAACCGACACCAATTATTCGAAACTACCGAAGAAGGTCACCACGATGAAGTCGTGTAATGGAACGTTTTAGTCATCGGCATCCAATAAATGTGTGGCCTACAGTGAAAATCATTTGTTGTTCTAATGTACTCAATTCCTAAAAATGACTGTTTCAGAGGTTCGATATGCACTATGTTATATTCATTACATCTCCTGAAAGATCAACAGACATCGTAAGATTGTTTTGGGATATTCTGCGTCATCCAAACTGTACTTGAGCCAgcaacttgagatctacagctgcaagcaaatcgtttttcagtactcaaagcttcaatatgcaatcgattatatccattacacatCCCGGGAGGACAAAGGATATCGTAAGATCGTTTAAAGATATTCTGCGCAATCCAAACTGTGCTtaagttcgggacttgagatctacagctgcttagaagctcttttcggtactcaaagccTCAATAAGCATTTAATTATACCTATTATACTATCTGGGAGGCCTACGTGTTCAACCACACCCATTACATCTCCTGGAAGTATAACATACATCGCCAGATAGTTTAGATGTTTTGGGTCATCAAAACTATTATTATATTCTGGACTATAAATCTACAGTTTCTAAGAAATATTTTCTTAACGTTACTATATATATATGTGGTTATTGCAGTTGCATATATCGgcatcaacatttgaaaagggcaaaatattgcttttgtaaacaagagttTCTCACGTCCCTGGGCCCTGGTGGGGTAATTTGAGCGCatccacgcaatccaacaccactatTGGGAGCTCCGACCcctcttctttcattttctttgtttgagtctatttgtttatttgtttaaatCCAGCTGACTTTGTTTAGTCTTATTGAATAACATAAATCTAAATACAACATTAACGTAAAGCCTAATGCATAATcaatacaataaaaaatcaattatgaCAACAATTAAGCTACATTCAGATTACATAAAACCTATTTAATCAACAATCACCCATCCACTTTTAATTAAAGCGAATTTTGGCGCTGGATTGTGCGGGCCCACCATAAGCCCACCGATATAATGGAGCTTTGAGTGACGGAGACCCCAGGTAACCATTAACACTATATTTCGCTGTATGAACCTGTAGAAAGCATGTTTGCACTGTGAAGACAGCGTTATAGTCGCATGTACTGATTTTTAAATGCTTACAGTTACCTACAGTTACCACCATCTGGTCATGTCTCCTgatcttcatgaatatgttGTGTCTATGATTGAATATATATCCAAGCTTGGAACGACGATAAAAGCTAGAGTGGTGGCTAAAGATCTCAAGTTCTGACCTCATGGACGGTTTGGATGACCCGGAATATCTTGAAACCATCTTACCATATCTTCTGGTCTTCTGGAGTTTGATATGGACGAACATGGTTGAATACACATCCAAGCTTCTAATGGCGAAAAAAGCTAGTGTCATGGCTGTAGATAGCAAGTTCTGAGCctaaggacagtttggataactcaggatatcccaaaaccatcttaccATGTCTCTTGGTCTTCACGAATATGTTATGAACATATTTGAATACATATTCAAGCTTGGAAtgacgaaaaaagctagagTCATGGTTGTAGAttgcaagttctgaactcatggacagtttggatgacccagaatatcctaAAACAATCTGGTCATGTCTCCTGACCTGACCTTAAATACATATCCAAACACCAAAAATTTGTCCCTAAAAGATTTTTGCtagctgaatccgaatctgacttCATATTTACTCTAACACgtcgagattttgagatatacttaaaaaaatgtcgtaaaatcaatgattttgagcattttagaacagccatcgttaaccctataaaaagaattactagtcaatcaaggtccaaaatggatcacaaacatctaatctttcgaaatgtgatgcattttgaacaagttaaacataaaaagtgtgatttatctacaattttagtaagtaaaagttatttaaaaatatgttttatgcaagccaCCTTCGAAGACTTGTTTACAAGCCTGGTTATATTCTGTAAACGGTTTTGAGAGGAAAGTAACaagaattcaatataatagtttgtccaagcaaaaaaataatatgttttcattgaagtaagttctattgaatgtaaatatgatattgtattTCCTCTGGCGCGATAATTGTTCAATAATTGCTCAAGTGATATGTTGTAGTTACTGTCAATTGAAgctcctttattatgttcattcgaataaaGCAAGTAGGAGAACTGTACGCAGTTCAATACATTTTGATTACTCCTGCTATTTATGATCATTCCAATATTCCTATGATAGAAGTATGGGCGGAAAACTATCAAttagcaaaatcaatcaacgaatcgataagttgcattcgaacgTTCTTGTGGCTGCGCAACAGAAACCGGAAAACGTCAACAATCTACTCGTGCGTGGgggaatttttatttgattcgcgTTGAAAATGCTGCGTGAATGTTGCAAtaatccaaatgcaatttcTTTTATCTATGGTCAGTTTATAACAGTGAAACGGGAAAAAGTTCACTAGTTTTATCAAGCTTTGTTATGTGCTAAGACGCAAgcaaatataatatattaacTTTAAAATACTTTAAAATCTTTGACGCAAGGTTAGgcgccagaaaaaaaaacttgggctTCCACTTCTGTGCTGTTCAACATGTTACAGTTACCCGAGCATATGGTTGGATGATCCGCCAATTCTGCACTCTGATATTTCTCTAAAACAACATGAATGAGAAAATTTTCGATGATGTTACAAAATGTTCAAGTTTCAACTTATTTTCCGAGTGCTGGAATGTATTTTATTAGTCAATGTGGCTTGAATGCTCTGGTAGGGGATCTAGt
Encoded proteins:
- the LOC134222750 gene encoding cuticle protein-like; translation: MAFKFVTFLALVAVARAGVLAPVAYSAPLAYAAPVTKVLAAAPVLQKTIVADEYDPNPQYAFSYGVSDSLTGDQKSQQESRSGDVVQGSYSLVDADGLKRTVDYTADPINGFNAAVRREPLAIKTLAAPIIAAQPAYAAYAAPALTKTIISQPALAAYSAPLATKTILSQPAYSGYASSIY